From the Methanobacterium sp. CWC-01 genome, the window CCCTTAGGATCATCCTACACCAAGGAGGAGTTAAAGGACTTCGCGGATCTGGCCGAGGATCATGATATCTACCTGTTACATGACATCACCTATCGTGATTTTGCAAGGAATCATCATCTCATGGCCAACTACGCCCCGGAACATACCATCACCGTGTACAGCTTTTCCAAGATCTACGGCATGGCTGGTCTGCGGGTGGGTGCAGTCCTTGGCACCCCAGAGATGATCGACTCCCTGCGCACCATCGTCATCAACGATCTGGGTACCAACGTGGTGGCCCAGAAGGGCGCCATAGCTGCGGTTAACTCTAAATATGAATGGCTGGACCGGATTAAGGACACCACCCGCTCCAACCAGGACATCATTAAAGAAGCGGTGGACCTGGTGGATGGTTGTTTCATACCAGTCTACCCCTCCGATGGGAATATGCTGGTCATCGACATGTATGAAGCCGGGGTTAAACCCCATGATCTGGTGGATTACCTCTTAGAAAAGAAAATATTCGCCAGGGAAGGTTCCTACACCAGTAAACTCTTTGGACACCGTTACCTACGGGTGAGCTTTTCCATACCCAAACACGAGGTGGAATACTTCGCGGACTGCTTCCTGGAAGGGATGGATGAGTTAACCGGGAATGAATAAATTTCCCACTATTTTTTTGGGGATTCTGAACTATTCAGTATGTAAAGGTAGTAGCGGGTTCAAGTGATGAAATTTAATTTTTTAGCTATTCTTCTGGGCTTCGGTCTCTTAATGGCTGTTCTTTTTGGAATCGGACTTATTCTATCCCAGGAAGACACAAC encodes:
- a CDS encoding pyridoxal phosphate-dependent aminotransferase, yielding MISPKKYAKSAKALPKGFHSANEFFNYVYNDQDMIWMGQNTNHLHEEDGIMEAMLGSIKKKDYCKYPPPEGFPELKDLVQEDLGLTHGFDILITAGGTESLYLCTNNILEPENNTITCDPGYLIIDNFASRFGDHVKSIPIYNPECHYKLTPQLVRENMDQDTKLVSLVDPLNPLGSSYTKEELKDFADLAEDHDIYLLHDITYRDFARNHHLMANYAPEHTITVYSFSKIYGMAGLRVGAVLGTPEMIDSLRTIVINDLGTNVVAQKGAIAAVNSKYEWLDRIKDTTRSNQDIIKEAVDLVDGCFIPVYPSDGNMLVIDMYEAGVKPHDLVDYLLEKKIFAREGSYTSKLFGHRYLRVSFSIPKHEVEYFADCFLEGMDELTGNE